In one window of Mytilus trossulus isolate FHL-02 chromosome 7, PNRI_Mtr1.1.1.hap1, whole genome shotgun sequence DNA:
- the LOC134726464 gene encoding astacin-like — protein MNIFLALSLGVSLVLAVPVQVDDQNPEEAGFFEGDIEIEPGEEPYLRNAVANHNLLWPHGVVPWTIDAVHSRQASHVQVFHDAMNEIMEKTKVNGKKCIDFQPRQAEHGYMQFTYGSGCHTPIGYHSTRRSDVTLGTGCLRKGTVMHEILHGLGFWHEQSRADRDNYVTVHWKNIQTTHARNFDKYQLGTQIDHLGMPYDYGSVMHYPAYAFAIDRHQMTLEPKQSGVTIGQRVRLSETDAKEIQILYGCIPRGSVGTVTAAPGASTHAPDISHVSTPNPLITNQAATCSFDAGLCGWLQSTGDNIDWRTGMGSTPSRNTGPHADHSGTSGGHYLFLESSGQTNKNAILVSPQYQPGTYCFSAWFNMYGHEMGYIYFELLIGSRKHAIRSYHGDHGDKWMHVQTQVNVRGSHAFNFQIEGRTGTSYHSDLAIDDVSVTPGACSHG, from the exons ATGAACATTTTTCTCGCTCTATCACTGGGGGTGTCTCTGGTACTAGCTGTACCGGTGCAG gtCGATG ACCAGAACCCAGAAGAAGCAG GATTTTTTGAAGGAGATATAGAGATAGAACCAGGAGAAGAGCCATAT ttgAGAAATGCTGTTGCAAACCACAATCTTCTCTGGCCACATGGTGTTGTTCCATGGACCATCGACGCAGTCCATTCGA GACAAGCTTCTCACGTCCAAGTTTTCCATGATGCCATGAACGAAATTATGGAAAAGACAAAAGTAAATGGAAAGAAATGCATTGACTTTCAACCACGCCAAGCTGAACATGGATATATGCAATTTACTTACGGAAGTGG atgcCACACACCTATTGGTTATCACAGTACACGCAGATCTGACGTCACATTAGGTACCGGATGTCTACGAAAAGGAACAGTCATGCATGAAATCCTTCATGGTTTAGGATTCTGGCACGAACAAAGCAGAGCAGACAGAGACAACTACGTCACAGTTCACTGGAAGAACATTCAAACAA CTCATGCACGAAACTTTGACAAGTACCAATTAGGCACACAAATTGATCATTTGGGTATGCCATACGATTATGGATCAGTTATGCACTATCCAGCCTATGCATTCGCCATTGATAGACATCAAATGACCCTTGAACCGAAACAAAGTGGAGTAACCATTGGACAAAGAGTAAGACTGAGCGAAACTGACGCCAAAGAAATTCAGATTTTATATGGTTGTATACCGAGAGGAAGTGTTGGAACAGTCACAGCTGCACCTGGCGCATCAACTCATGCACCAGATATTTCTCACGTTTCTACACCAA ATCCTCTTATAACAAACCAAG CTGCCACATGTTCCTTTGATGCTGGTTTGTGTGGATGGTTACAATCCACAGGTGATAATATTGACTGGAGAACTGGTATGGGCAGTACACCTAGCCGAAACACTGGTCCACATGCCGACCACAGTGGAACTAGCGGAG GACATTATCTGTTTTTGGAATCCAGTGGACAAACGAATAAAAACGCCATCCTTGTTTCCCCACAATACCAACCTGGAACTTATTGTTTCTCAGCATGGTTCAACATGTATGGTCATGAAATGGGCTATATCTATTTTGAACTGCTGATCGGAAGTAGGAAACATGCAATTAGGTCTTATCACGGTGACCACGGTGACAAATGGATGCACGTGCAGACTCAAGTTAATGTTCGTGGATCCCATGCATTCAAT TTCCAAATTGAAGGTAGAACAGGAACGTCATACCACAGCGACTTGGCTATTGATGATGTATCTGTCACACCAGGAGCATGTAGTCATGGTTAA